The Tessaracoccus timonensis sequence AAAAATGTCAGAGGTGCTTGCGATGCTGGGGACATCTCGAGAAAAGGAGCGTACGCATGTCCACCACGACGTTGAACCAGACCATGATTGATGAGCTCACTCAGATTTTGGCTGTACCAGATCCGCAACCGTCTGAGCCTTGGAAGTATCTCATTGCAAGCCAGAAGTCCTCAGCAAAGCGCGACGGGATGCTGCAGTCCGTCGGGCAGCTACGAGACCTCCTCGCGTCGCTGGCAGACGAGGCATTCATCATTGTCAGCAAGCCCTCACAACCTGGCGTGTTCACGCAAGCGCTGCGTACGGGCTCGCGGTTTGTGACGGAGTGCAGCATCCCCAACGAGATGGGAAATTTACTGCACCAGTACCACGACGGCGACGGGAACCTACCGCTCGAGCTCGCGCACCTCGTCATGGGTGCCTACATCATGCGCGGAGGCCGACTCCCCCTCGACTGGCAGGGCAAGCCCCCGGCCACCATGCAGTATTAACTGCAGTTGGTCATGACGTTGTCGACGCCGATGTGATCGTGCCTCAGAGATTGCGGGAGGCTCCACCGAAGGTTTTGCTGCCATCGCGAATACAGGCGACATCGCTCGACGATTTCCTATCTGGGCCAGCTCGGTCTGGCTCCGGCCTAGTCTCTGTGCATTCTCAGTGAGCTAGCGCCTCGACGACGATCCCTGCGGGGGCTGACCCGGACCTTGCTGGGGATACTGCGGCCCCCTCTGCGGAGGATATTGCTGCTGAGGATAGGGCTGCTGCCCCTGCCACTGCTGGTATTGGAGGGTGTTGTCGGGTTTGCGACGGCGCACCAGCCACACAATGCCCACAGCGACTCCAATAAGTACCAGGAAGCCGCCGCCGATCCACAGCAGGAGAATCGAGAGGTCAGAGGCGGAATTTTCATTGCCGGAGTCGTCGTCGGTCGAGTCTCCAGAGGGGGACGCGCTGGCAGAAGAATCGGACTCCGAGGGCGTTTGCGTCACTTCCGCCGACGATGGGCTACCAGGCTGTTGAGGCTTGTCGATGTGGCCGGTGCGCGTCGTCGGGGTCGCGACCTGGATAACGACATCGGTGCCCGTCGGCGCCTCACCTCCCGAGAACGTCACAGATGTTTCCTTCTCTGCGGTGTGGCAGGTCTCCTTGCCGTTGACTGTGCAGTGCACCTGATCGATCTGCCAAGGCGTGGTAATCGTCACCTCCCAGCGCCTGATCAGTGGGTTGTCAGGCGAGAGATTGCGCCACGTGAAGGCGGTCTGATCCTGGTATTCGACGAGCAGGTTGCTGAGCGTGTACTCGACGGTCACGGCCCCGACGCGATGGGGAAGTCCTTGGCAAGGATCTCGTAGCGGCGGACACGCTTGCCCTCGGGGCCCGTCTCCTCGGCCATCTGGGTTTTGGGCTCTTGCCCGTTCGGCGCCACAATCCGCACACCACTCAGCTCGTTCTCGCCCGGGATGCCACGAGGAACGGTGAAGTAGATGCGCTCCATCTCACCCTTGAAGCGCCACGGCATCCTCGACTTCACACTCACACTGCCATCAGCATGGATCTCGTACGTCGTGACGTGATTGGAAATGTCGCCGACGTCGTCGGCGAATGCCGATCCCGGCATAAGGCTGAGCGTCATCACGATGGCACCAAGGAGCGCAAACAGTCGGGTACGCATGCACGCAATGTACCGGCATCCTGGATGACGCAAAACGTGATAGCGGGCACCACAGTATCCGCCTCTGAGCATCGAAAACGCGCAGGAACCTTTGGCATGGTGCATGCGAACAGCACGCTGATCCTTACGTCAGCTACTTCCGCGAAGGGACCACCGTCGCCATTTTCACGCCGAGTTCCGCAATCACACGCCGACCGTTCTGCTTGTCCACGATCGGGATTGAAGAGGCAAGATCATTTACATACCGTCGAGATATGAACAAGAAGATTGCCATCACAGCTATCGCAGTCCTCGCCGTCTCGACGCTCGCCGCGTGTGGAGGCGATACAGAACAGTCCACCACCGGTGAACGCACTACCCCACAGACGACGGCTTCAGCCTCCACCGCCGAGAGCCCCGAACAAGGAGAGACGCCGTCGGCTTCGCCATCCTCCAGCGAACCCGCAGAGGAGAAATCCCCGGCGCAGCCCCAGCCTGAGCCCGGTTCCCCCGAGGATGCCGCCCTGGCCCGCAGCATCGCAGTGAAGCAAGTAGCAGCAGAAGGCCACGACGGTGGGGTGGTCGTCGCACAGGATTTGGAAGAGAGCAACGACCGGTGGGAGGTTGACGTTCTCGCCGCGAATAAGCGCTACGAAGTGCAAGTAAACACCGCCGATTCCTCTGCAAAAATCGACGAAATTGAAGATGCCGACGATGAAGATCGGGCCGCTGCGAAGGCTGCTGTCACCATCGCTGCTGCCATCGACGCCGCCGTTGCACACACCGCAGGCATCATCGAAAACGTGGACTGGGAAGACGACGGGCATTGGCAGGTAGAGATCCGTCCTGATGGATCCAACGACGAGGTGGAGCTCACCGTCGACCCGAAATCTGGGTCCGTGTCTAAAGACGACGACTAGTTGTACTACCCCCGGCAGTGGAAGCAAATAAGGAATGCTGGAACCCACGGTTTCGGGTGGGTTCCAGCATTCCTTATTCATCCAACCACATCGCGACGGTGGGGGAGCGTCAAGAACAACGACGGAGCCCGGCCCTCCGTGTAGGAAGGGCCGGGCTCCGCGTCGACGAGGTGGTCAGGCCGTCAGCACGTAGCCGGTCTTCGGCATGCCGGGAGTTGGGCGAACGGGCTTTTCAGAGCCCGGATCGTCCGAATCGCCGGGCTGTTCCGGCTTGGGAGCTCCCGGATCCGAGATCCCATCGTCGGAGTCGTCCCCACCCGGTTCCGGCTCACCCGGTTCGCCCGGTTCCGGCTCACCCGGTCCCGGCTCGTCCGGCTGTTCGCCGGCAGGCGCCAGGTTGATGAAGGTCACGTCGAAGGCCGAAGCGACGGTGCCACCCGAGGCATTGCGCGCCACAGCGATCCACGCGACGGGCACCCCGTCTTCCTGCGGCAGGCCGAGCTTGGCGTCGCTGAAGTCGACGTCGAGCGTCGCAGCCTCGTTCGTCTTCGCCTTAGCCTTACCCAGCTCATGCTCGGTGGGCGTGATCACCTGGAACGTGTCGGTGGCGAGCGACGTGGTGCGGCTGCTGAGCTGCAGCGGAACCCGCAACTCGTCGGAGCGACCGTCGTAGCGCTTCTCCTTGTCGTACTTTTCGGCGCCAAACTCGTTAAAGAACGGCGAGTAGGCGTTGATGACGAGCTCACCGCGCTTGACGTCGAACTGCAGGAGGCGGAAGAACGCAGCCCCGAACCGGAGCGTCTGATCATCCTTGTAGTTACCACGCAGGTCAGCGAGCTTCGGATGCGTGACGGGCACCTCGTAGAACTGGTAGTCAGCCAGCATTTCGACGACGTGGTTGCCCACCTCACCAGCGTCGTTGCGCACGTTCAAACCGACGCCGTGGTGGTGCCCGCTGAGCGTCATCACGACGTTGGGGTTGGCGTCGACGATCTTGCGAGCCTGCTCGCGCCCCTGGGCGTTCGAGTAGGGCGCGTCACGCCCGTCGGCATCCTTCGACGTGGTCAGGTACGCGTGGCTGAACAGCAGCCCGTTGCGGTTGGGGTACTTCTGGAAGATCTCGTTCGCCCAGTCGATTTCTTCCTGATCCACACCATAGGAGAGGTGCACTGCGACGAAGTCCAGTCCGCCTGCGCTGAACAGGTCGTAGTGGTTCTGGTTGTCGCCTTCCTTCCACGGGCCGCCATACTGGGCGTCCTCGCGCCACTGCTTGCTGGCTTCCTCGTACCGCTTCGGGCCGAAGTGCTCGTTGTACTGCGCGCCGTCAGTGCCCATGCGGTTGTCGTGGTTACCTGCCAGCACGCCGTTCGGGATGCCGCTATCGTCGAGCCGCTTCTGAATCTCAGAGGCGATCTCGAATTCGCGCTGCACCTGGTCCAGCATGTTCTGGTCGGTGTGCTTCGTGATGTT is a genomic window containing:
- a CDS encoding DUF2207 domain-containing protein; amino-acid sequence: MTVEYTLSNLLVEYQDQTAFTWRNLSPDNPLIRRWEVTITTPWQIDQVHCTVNGKETCHTAEKETSVTFSGGEAPTGTDVVIQVATPTTRTGHIDKPQQPGSPSSAEVTQTPSESDSSASASPSGDSTDDDSGNENSASDLSILLLWIGGGFLVLIGVAVGIVWLVRRRKPDNTLQYQQWQGQQPYPQQQYPPQRGPQYPQQGPGQPPQGSSSRR
- a CDS encoding PepSY domain-containing protein, whose product is MNKKIAITAIAVLAVSTLAACGGDTEQSTTGERTTPQTTASASTAESPEQGETPSASPSSSEPAEEKSPAQPQPEPGSPEDAALARSIAVKQVAAEGHDGGVVVAQDLEESNDRWEVDVLAANKRYEVQVNTADSSAKIDEIEDADDEDRAAAKAAVTIAAAIDAAVAHTAGIIENVDWEDDGHWQVEIRPDGSNDEVELTVDPKSGSVSKDDD